The proteins below are encoded in one region of Scatophagus argus isolate fScaArg1 chromosome 24, fScaArg1.pri, whole genome shotgun sequence:
- the fastkd2 gene encoding FAST kinase domain-containing protein 2, mitochondrial isoform X1, protein MSVWVTTEVMRRSLRFCSRRSFWQQRSFPVTASVKDASFSGQQLAHIWSTRQSQASMVRSLVGSERFYSQDKFYSEEHLEAKEHLSSPGTESSLPAETSRGHTGFAFNDHLSQCGSPSDVLDLTCRYAPTIRQVSNCLSHMSSTIKKMSVEQQRYELQLMFEHPAFDRLLQTAIKSVGHMSNEDVAYSLVGLVRLGVPQSSRVVQTFLRVCQEKLNNFDEKGLSILASCLTNMEDTPNVATQKEGMRLLVEARLPTIKNVVALQTMMRVLGKDVPLYLKRKLEKKALSMTDQFTLPNTKYMISTMVTMGFYSRPLLDVCSGKIKENLHVFPFNSLLTILKSYWELRYRDLSLLTDISDYAASMIDIWNNKQLILILSSLEKLTFCPDALMEAFAQKVIANPDALTLKDLLFVLKVYSFFNYDLQHQRQRFLDSLCQVLDSYLPKMSGIELLRSVYYLCLMGHFPSGPLQQLLESSTLEQFRTTEPSRLHRDEKMFQTVHLCLSLDRPPLPVALTVPPFVLGDPVFSSSSVNLWLTQSLQSVLQDQGDVTLQENVVAENFYFIDGVITKPLPNQTSVTEASSQAGEESSPAGSSQRIAVICPPQPFCFGTSKPCGPLAVEIRHLKILGYDHVLVVERELQSMSENVRTESLRRQIFPEQHGSDPQPETERLESLRWISLF, encoded by the exons ATGTCTGTCTGGGTGACAACGGAGGTCATGAGAAGGAGCCTGCGCTTTTGCAGCCGCAGGTCTTTTTGGCAGCAGCGCAGTTTCCCGGTGACAGCATCAGTCAAAGACGCATCTTTCTCCGGTCAACAGTTGGCACACATTTGGAGCACTAGGCAAAGCCAGGCGTCCATGGTTCGGAGTCTTGTCGGGTCAGAGAGGTTTTACTCGCAGGATAAGTTTTACAGTGAGGAGCACTTGGAAGCCAAAGAGCATCTCTCGTCTCCAGGGACAGAGTCTTCGCTTCCCGCAGAGACAAGTCGAGGACACACGGGGTTCGCTTTTAATGACCACTTGTCGCAATGTGGCTCCCCATCGGACGTGTTAGACCTCACCTGTCGATACGCACCCACGATTCGACAGGTGAGCAACTGCCTGAGCCACATGAGTTCGACCATTAAGAAGATGTCAGTTGAGCAGCAGCGCtatgagctgcagctgatgttcGAGCATCCTGCATTTGACAGGCTACTGCAGACGGCCATTAAAAGTGTGGGACACATGAGCAACGAGGACGTTGCTTACTCTCTTGTGGGTCTTGTCAGACTGGGAGTTCCCCAAAGTAGCCGTGTGGTCCAGACTTTCCTCCGGGTCTGCCAG GAGAAACTGAATAACTTTGATGAAAAGGGACTGTCCATCTTAGCCAGCTGTCTGACAAACATGGAGGACACCCCCAACGTCGCCACACAGAAGGAGGGCATGAG GCTGCTAGTCGAGGCCCGTCTTCCCACGATCAAGAATGTAGTGGCTCTCCAAACCATGATGCGTGTTTTGGGGAAAGACGTCCCACTGTACCTCAAACGGAAACTAGAG AAAAAGGCTTTATCAATGACAGACCAGTTCACCCTTCCCAATACCAAGTACATGATCTCTACTATGGTCACAATGGGCTTCTACTCTAGACCACTGCTGGATGTCTGCAGTGGTAAGATCAAAG AAAACCTCCATGTGTTCCCCTTCAACAGCTTGTTAACAATTCTGAAGTCTTATTGGGAGTTGCGCTACAGAGACCTCTCACTGCTCACTGACATTTCAGACTATGCCGCCTCTATGATAGACATATGGAACAACAAACAG TTGATCCTCATCCTGTCTTCATTAGAGAAACTCACCTTCTGTCCCGATGCATTAATGGAGGCATTTGCTCAGAAGGTGATCGCCAATCCAGACGCTCTGACACTGAAAGacctcctctttgtcctcaaAGTGTACTCCTTTTTTAACTATGACCTGCAACACCAAAGGCAACG GTTTTTGGATAGTCTCTGTCAAGTTCTGGACTCTTATCTGCCCAAGATGTCTGGGATTGAGTTGTTAAGATCGGTATACTACCTGTGTCTAATGGGCCACTTCCCCTCTGGACCATTGCAGCAACTTCTGGAGAGCAGTACACTAGAGCAGTTTAGGACTACGG AGCCCAGCCGTCTCCACAGAGACgagaaaatgtttcagacaGTCCACTTGTGCCTCAGTCTCGACCGTCCTCCGCTCCCCGTTGCTCTGACTGTACCCCCGTTTGTCCTGGGAGATCCCGTTTTCAGCAGTTCATCAGTTAACCTGTGGCTCACGCAGAGCCTGCAAAGTGTGTTGCAGGACCAGGGAGATGTAACTCTACAGGAGAACGTGGTGGCGGAGAACTTCTACTTCATTG ACGGTGTGATAACCAAACCTCTGCCAAACCAAACCTCTGTGACTGAAGCGAGCAGTCAGGCAGGAGAAGAGTCCTCTCCAGCAGGGAGCAGTCAAAG AATCGCAGTAATTTGCCCACCACAGCCTTTTTGCTTCGGTACGTCCAAACCCTGCGGTCCTCTGGCCGTTGAGATTCGCCATCTGAAGATCCTGGGATACGACCATGTCTTG GTAGTGGAGCGGGAGCTGCAGTCCATGTCTGAGAACGTGAGGACGGAGTCCCTCAGGAGACAGATTTTTCCAGAACAGCACGGATCGGACCCACAACCCGAAACGGAGCGACTGGAGTCTTTGAGATGGATTTCCCTGTTTTAA
- the fastkd2 gene encoding FAST kinase domain-containing protein 2, mitochondrial isoform X2, translating into MVRSLVGSERFYSQDKFYSEEHLEAKEHLSSPGTESSLPAETSRGHTGFAFNDHLSQCGSPSDVLDLTCRYAPTIRQVSNCLSHMSSTIKKMSVEQQRYELQLMFEHPAFDRLLQTAIKSVGHMSNEDVAYSLVGLVRLGVPQSSRVVQTFLRVCQEKLNNFDEKGLSILASCLTNMEDTPNVATQKEGMRLLVEARLPTIKNVVALQTMMRVLGKDVPLYLKRKLEKKALSMTDQFTLPNTKYMISTMVTMGFYSRPLLDVCSGKIKENLHVFPFNSLLTILKSYWELRYRDLSLLTDISDYAASMIDIWNNKQLILILSSLEKLTFCPDALMEAFAQKVIANPDALTLKDLLFVLKVYSFFNYDLQHQRQRFLDSLCQVLDSYLPKMSGIELLRSVYYLCLMGHFPSGPLQQLLESSTLEQFRTTEPSRLHRDEKMFQTVHLCLSLDRPPLPVALTVPPFVLGDPVFSSSSVNLWLTQSLQSVLQDQGDVTLQENVVAENFYFIDGVITKPLPNQTSVTEASSQAGEESSPAGSSQRIAVICPPQPFCFGTSKPCGPLAVEIRHLKILGYDHVLVVERELQSMSENVRTESLRRQIFPEQHGSDPQPETERLESLRWISLF; encoded by the exons ATGGTTCGGAGTCTTGTCGGGTCAGAGAGGTTTTACTCGCAGGATAAGTTTTACAGTGAGGAGCACTTGGAAGCCAAAGAGCATCTCTCGTCTCCAGGGACAGAGTCTTCGCTTCCCGCAGAGACAAGTCGAGGACACACGGGGTTCGCTTTTAATGACCACTTGTCGCAATGTGGCTCCCCATCGGACGTGTTAGACCTCACCTGTCGATACGCACCCACGATTCGACAGGTGAGCAACTGCCTGAGCCACATGAGTTCGACCATTAAGAAGATGTCAGTTGAGCAGCAGCGCtatgagctgcagctgatgttcGAGCATCCTGCATTTGACAGGCTACTGCAGACGGCCATTAAAAGTGTGGGACACATGAGCAACGAGGACGTTGCTTACTCTCTTGTGGGTCTTGTCAGACTGGGAGTTCCCCAAAGTAGCCGTGTGGTCCAGACTTTCCTCCGGGTCTGCCAG GAGAAACTGAATAACTTTGATGAAAAGGGACTGTCCATCTTAGCCAGCTGTCTGACAAACATGGAGGACACCCCCAACGTCGCCACACAGAAGGAGGGCATGAG GCTGCTAGTCGAGGCCCGTCTTCCCACGATCAAGAATGTAGTGGCTCTCCAAACCATGATGCGTGTTTTGGGGAAAGACGTCCCACTGTACCTCAAACGGAAACTAGAG AAAAAGGCTTTATCAATGACAGACCAGTTCACCCTTCCCAATACCAAGTACATGATCTCTACTATGGTCACAATGGGCTTCTACTCTAGACCACTGCTGGATGTCTGCAGTGGTAAGATCAAAG AAAACCTCCATGTGTTCCCCTTCAACAGCTTGTTAACAATTCTGAAGTCTTATTGGGAGTTGCGCTACAGAGACCTCTCACTGCTCACTGACATTTCAGACTATGCCGCCTCTATGATAGACATATGGAACAACAAACAG TTGATCCTCATCCTGTCTTCATTAGAGAAACTCACCTTCTGTCCCGATGCATTAATGGAGGCATTTGCTCAGAAGGTGATCGCCAATCCAGACGCTCTGACACTGAAAGacctcctctttgtcctcaaAGTGTACTCCTTTTTTAACTATGACCTGCAACACCAAAGGCAACG GTTTTTGGATAGTCTCTGTCAAGTTCTGGACTCTTATCTGCCCAAGATGTCTGGGATTGAGTTGTTAAGATCGGTATACTACCTGTGTCTAATGGGCCACTTCCCCTCTGGACCATTGCAGCAACTTCTGGAGAGCAGTACACTAGAGCAGTTTAGGACTACGG AGCCCAGCCGTCTCCACAGAGACgagaaaatgtttcagacaGTCCACTTGTGCCTCAGTCTCGACCGTCCTCCGCTCCCCGTTGCTCTGACTGTACCCCCGTTTGTCCTGGGAGATCCCGTTTTCAGCAGTTCATCAGTTAACCTGTGGCTCACGCAGAGCCTGCAAAGTGTGTTGCAGGACCAGGGAGATGTAACTCTACAGGAGAACGTGGTGGCGGAGAACTTCTACTTCATTG ACGGTGTGATAACCAAACCTCTGCCAAACCAAACCTCTGTGACTGAAGCGAGCAGTCAGGCAGGAGAAGAGTCCTCTCCAGCAGGGAGCAGTCAAAG AATCGCAGTAATTTGCCCACCACAGCCTTTTTGCTTCGGTACGTCCAAACCCTGCGGTCCTCTGGCCGTTGAGATTCGCCATCTGAAGATCCTGGGATACGACCATGTCTTG GTAGTGGAGCGGGAGCTGCAGTCCATGTCTGAGAACGTGAGGACGGAGTCCCTCAGGAGACAGATTTTTCCAGAACAGCACGGATCGGACCCACAACCCGAAACGGAGCGACTGGAGTCTTTGAGATGGATTTCCCTGTTTTAA
- the si:dkey-1h24.6 gene encoding uncharacterized protein si:dkey-1h24.6, translating into MPRGCLSAGGEFTLSVQRIKMSAWWTFMILLGCRLSHAAQSQSTCIFNYQLKTVCVPARGNASVPCPELSTGEAKFNLFHDEQIIYNLTCESKGDTPQCKPPHRTVGVEPHVNSENNSVSFVLTGVNASHHGVYRCERTSLFPPPLITASSQVWIVVLVEGHQCRKMCTNESENNDGKNEGQTCGFHWLWIVVVVSVYSIIVTVVAVVIWVKLRKVDTDNDYMNTKPRAHRERRKKKGLLNPVPRYC; encoded by the exons ATGCCTCGAGGGTGTCTTTCTGCTGGAGGCGAGTTCACACTCTCAGTGCAAAGGATCAAGATGAGTGCTTGGTGGACGTTCATGATCCTCTTGGGCTGCAGATTATCTCACGCCGCTCAGTCTCAGAGCACCTGCATCTTCAATT atCAGCTGAAAACTGTCTGCGTGCCTGCCAGAGGTAATGCGTCAGTGCCCTGCCCGGAGCTGTCCACTGGAGAGGCAAAGTTCAACCTTTTTCATGACGAGCAAATCATTTACAACTTGACATGCGAAAGCAAAGGAGACACGCCACAGTGTAAACCACCACACAGGACAGTGGGGGTGGAACCTCATGTAAACTCAGAAAATAACTCGGTCAGTTTTGTGCTCACCGGAGTGAATGCCAGTCACCACGGCGTCTACAGATGTGAGAGAACCTCATTATTCCCTCCGCCTCTTATAACAGCATCAAGTCAAGTGTGGATCGTGGTGCTCGTAGAAG gtcaccaatgcagaaaaatgtgcacaaatgaAAGTGAGAACAATGATGGAAAGAATGAAGGGCAAACCTGTGGATTCCACTGGCTCTGGATTGTTGTAGTTGTCAGCGTCTACAGCATAATCGTCACCGTCGTTGCCGTCGTCATCTGG GTTAAGTTGAGGAAGGTGGATACCGACAATGACTACATGAACACCAAACCCAGAGCGCACAGAGAGcggaggaagaagaaagggcTGCTAAATCCTGTGCCAAGATACTGCTGA